A single region of the Pogoniulus pusillus isolate bPogPus1 chromosome Z, bPogPus1.pri, whole genome shotgun sequence genome encodes:
- the LOC135173226 gene encoding phospholipase A2 inhibitor gamma subunit B-like isoform X2, with the protein MISMKMTLGLSFFLALLDAGICLQCEICHGIGRSCSGPMKTCSGDGEDTCATILHEVTIGGMVIPSSIKSCLSSNMCQIGPITMNYGKVKARSHLACCTGDDCQTVSISLPPEDNVPNGYQCPACYSVDSFQCGNEVVNCTGFETQCVDLAGLMNSEIQGRVPPMNTRDEPLEYQKIFHVRKFQSLNGCGCQNDVTLPFSNLFPT; encoded by the exons ATGATCAGCATGAAAATGACTCTTGGCCTCAGCTTCTTTCTGGCTCTTCTGGATGCAG GGATCTGCCTTCAGTGTGAGATTTGTCATGGCATAGGAAGAAGCTGCTCTGGCCCCATGAAAACTTGTAGTGGAGATGGTGAAGATACCTGTGCCACTATTCTTCATGAGGTCACGATAG GAGGGATGGTTATCCCTTCATCTATCAAGTCCTGCCTGTCATCCAACATGTGCCAGATTGGCCCTATCACAATGAACTATGGGAAGGTAAAAGCACGGAGCCACTTGGCTTGCTGCACAGGCGATGACTGTCAAACAGTTTCTATCTCAT TGCCACCAGAGGACAATGTGCCCAATGGATACCAGTGTCCTGCCTGCTACAGTGTGGACTCCTTCCAGTGTGGTAATGAAGTTGTAAACTGCACTGGATTTGAAACTCAGTGTGTTGACCTTGCTGGGTTAATGAATTCTG AGATCCAGGGACGTGTCCCTCCCATGAATACTAGAGATGAGCCTTTGGAATACCAGAAGATCTTCCATGTGAGAAAATTCCAGTCTTTGAATGGCTGTGGTTGCCAGAACGATGTAACACTTCCATTCAGCAACCTTTTCCCCACCTGA
- the LOC135173226 gene encoding phospholipase A2 inhibitor NAI-like isoform X1 — MISMKMTLGLSFFLALLDAGICLQCEICHGIGRSCSGPMKTCSGDGEDTCATILHEVTIGGMVIPSSIKSCLSSNMCQIGPITMNYGKVKARSHLACCTGDDCQTVSISLPPEDNVPNGYQCPACYSVDSFQCGNEVVNCTGFETQCVDLAGLMNSGGMSVKAAMKGCTTISECSLVGDGKNNLGMMDIKLKRFQCSPASTSVIASAAFAPPYTPFLPIWLGFILGKYFFDLLVLG, encoded by the exons ATGATCAGCATGAAAATGACTCTTGGCCTCAGCTTCTTTCTGGCTCTTCTGGATGCAG GGATCTGCCTTCAGTGTGAGATTTGTCATGGCATAGGAAGAAGCTGCTCTGGCCCCATGAAAACTTGTAGTGGAGATGGTGAAGATACCTGTGCCACTATTCTTCATGAGGTCACGATAG GAGGGATGGTTATCCCTTCATCTATCAAGTCCTGCCTGTCATCCAACATGTGCCAGATTGGCCCTATCACAATGAACTATGGGAAGGTAAAAGCACGGAGCCACTTGGCTTGCTGCACAGGCGATGACTGTCAAACAGTTTCTATCTCAT TGCCACCAGAGGACAATGTGCCCAATGGATACCAGTGTCCTGCCTGCTACAGTGTGGACTCCTTCCAGTGTGGTAATGAAGTTGTAAACTGCACTGGATTTGAAACTCAGTGTGTTGACCTTGCTGGGTTAATGAATTCTG GAGGAATGTCTGTGAAAGCTGCAATGAAGGGTTGCACCACCATTTCTGAATGCAGTCTTGTAGGAGATGGAAAAAACAATCTGGGGATGATGGACATAAAGTTAAAGAGGTTCCAGTGTTCACCAGCTTCTACTTCAGTCATTGCAAGTGCTGCATTTGCCCCTCCATACACTCCCTTCCTCCCTATCTGGTTAGGTTTCATCTTAGGAAAGTACTTTTTTGACTTACTAGTACTGGGTTAA